Proteins encoded by one window of Corallococcus exiguus:
- a CDS encoding cytochrome c oxidase subunit I, giving the protein MKAGALLKSLWTTDPQRVARQYLWGGFLFLLVGGLLAMLIRFQWAWPGQPVPGLAWVLPESKGALTPPTYTAVFTMHGLLMIFFAVTPLLFGALGHFVLPLAIGSKQMAFPRLSPLGFWAYAVGGALMLVSFVVRLGPASAGWTSYPPLATPAFTPGLGQTLVTVAVLCVGVSAFLYGLNFVVTVVRCRAPGMTWGRMPLVVWGLFYGAVLNVLFVPVLAAATVLLLLDRVAGTQFFIAGAAAVGGGGDPLVYQHLFWLFGHPEVYILILPAWGMVGDFVAFFSRKPAHGYRMTAGAMGVVTALSGAVYAHHLFTSGMAPVLGRTFMVLTLLISLPAQVMFLNWLMTLWRGSVRLTSPMLAALATMIVFGLGGITGLALGAVATDVPLHGTMWVVGHFHLTMGAASFLAVFAGLYFWFPRMYGRTLDERMAKVHVLLSAVLFIAVFGGQLVAGYAGQLRRLYDPYQYTFLAHLLTLNRWTSWAAFALGAVQLVFVVNLVRTLKWGRAAEPNPWRVGTLEWMDAGPGAVVLRGPHALSQPEVQEQLGRDWIGQAEPLPSGVPVAEPVATPVPGVEGAV; this is encoded by the coding sequence ATGAAGGCGGGGGCGCTGCTGAAGTCGCTCTGGACGACGGACCCCCAGCGCGTGGCGCGGCAGTACCTGTGGGGCGGGTTCCTGTTCCTGCTGGTGGGCGGCCTGCTGGCCATGCTCATCCGCTTCCAGTGGGCGTGGCCCGGGCAGCCGGTGCCGGGGCTCGCGTGGGTGCTGCCCGAGTCGAAGGGCGCGCTCACTCCACCCACGTACACGGCCGTTTTCACGATGCACGGCCTGTTGATGATCTTCTTCGCGGTGACGCCGCTGCTCTTCGGCGCGCTGGGGCACTTCGTGCTGCCGCTGGCCATTGGCTCCAAGCAGATGGCGTTCCCCCGGCTGTCGCCGCTCGGCTTCTGGGCCTACGCGGTGGGCGGCGCGCTGATGCTGGTGTCGTTCGTGGTGCGGCTGGGGCCGGCGAGCGCGGGGTGGACGTCGTATCCGCCGCTGGCGACGCCCGCGTTCACGCCGGGGCTGGGGCAGACGCTGGTGACGGTGGCGGTGTTGTGCGTGGGCGTGTCCGCGTTCCTGTACGGGCTCAACTTCGTCGTCACGGTGGTGCGCTGCCGCGCGCCCGGGATGACGTGGGGCCGGATGCCGCTGGTGGTGTGGGGGCTGTTCTACGGCGCGGTGCTCAACGTGCTGTTCGTGCCGGTGCTGGCGGCGGCCACGGTGCTGCTGCTGTTGGACCGGGTGGCGGGCACGCAGTTCTTCATCGCGGGCGCGGCGGCGGTGGGCGGGGGCGGCGACCCGCTGGTGTACCAGCACCTGTTCTGGCTGTTCGGCCACCCGGAGGTCTACATCCTCATCCTGCCCGCGTGGGGCATGGTGGGGGACTTCGTGGCGTTCTTCAGCCGCAAGCCCGCGCACGGCTACCGGATGACGGCGGGGGCCATGGGCGTGGTGACGGCGCTGAGCGGCGCGGTGTACGCGCACCACCTGTTCACCAGCGGGATGGCGCCGGTGCTGGGGCGCACGTTCATGGTGTTGACGCTGCTCATCTCGCTGCCGGCGCAGGTGATGTTCCTCAACTGGCTGATGACGCTGTGGCGGGGCAGCGTGCGGCTCACGTCGCCGATGCTCGCGGCGCTGGCGACGATGATCGTCTTCGGCCTGGGCGGCATCACGGGGCTGGCGCTGGGCGCGGTGGCGACGGACGTGCCGCTGCACGGGACGATGTGGGTGGTGGGGCACTTCCACCTGACGATGGGCGCGGCCAGCTTCCTCGCGGTGTTCGCGGGGCTCTACTTCTGGTTCCCCCGCATGTACGGGCGCACGTTGGACGAGCGCATGGCCAAGGTGCACGTGCTCCTGAGCGCGGTGCTGTTCATCGCCGTCTTCGGTGGCCAGTTGGTGGCGGGCTACGCGGGGCAGCTGCGGCGGCTGTATGACCCGTACCAGTACACGTTCCTCGCGCACCTGCTCACGTTGAACCGGTGGACCAGTTGGGCCGCGTTCGCGCTGGGCGCGGTGCAGTTGGTGTTCGTGGTGAACCTGGTGCGGACGCTCAAGTGGGGCCGGGCCGCAGAGCCGAACCCGTGGCGGGTGGGCACGCTGGAGTGGATGGACGCGGGTCCTGGCGCCGTGGTGCTGCGCGGGCCGCATGCGCTGTCGCAACCGGAAGTACAGGAGCAACTGGGTCGCGATTGGATTGGTCAGGCGGAGCCGCTGCCCTCGGGTGTACCCGTGGCGGAGCCGGTGGCGACGCCGGTGCCCGGGGTGGAGGGTGCCGTCTAG
- a CDS encoding ArnT family glycosyltransferase, whose amino-acid sequence MGLDVWPLIIVALGAWVLRALAFFHRSGAMGYPMDYDEGVYFSAASLLLRGDLPYRDFIFVHPPGSLLLWAPGAALTLGLDAATAYVITRYLAAAVGALCVFLAGRVAWRAWGPLAGCVAALAYAAYPEAAIVERGTFLEPLLNVLCLGFANLWLTSGTHSRARRIGAGVLLGLTISVKLPGGLWLIAALLSRPGKESWRHALLPVLVAFATFAVVVGPLAALAPSEFIRDVITFQAARPPDGELDRWMRLREIFHERRWGGVLLALMGLGIACVRAFRAAPEHRPAARFFACTFVLSVVLFLASRTYWSQYNAHLAASEAVLAGLGASVLHAFSTRRGRTASRAVAALLLAAAFVPGARHVYQSAQLQAPDVVALAKHIRADVPPDACLFSFEPGWALAAGRLPSGATPIVDGYATMLQDAMSSGDRFETTDEALSADEAQQALRIMLGSCRFVVLGWQGEWQLTPQSRPWFKQRFVRRFPAGDGGGVDLWEHR is encoded by the coding sequence ATGGGCCTGGACGTCTGGCCGTTGATCATCGTGGCGCTGGGCGCATGGGTGCTGCGCGCGCTGGCGTTCTTCCATCGCTCCGGCGCCATGGGCTACCCCATGGACTACGACGAGGGCGTGTACTTCTCCGCCGCGTCGCTCCTGCTGCGCGGGGACCTGCCCTACCGCGACTTCATCTTCGTGCACCCGCCCGGAAGCCTCCTGCTCTGGGCTCCTGGCGCCGCGCTCACGCTGGGGCTCGACGCGGCCACCGCCTACGTCATCACCCGCTACCTCGCCGCCGCCGTGGGCGCGCTGTGCGTGTTCCTCGCCGGCCGGGTCGCCTGGCGCGCCTGGGGTCCGCTCGCGGGCTGCGTGGCCGCGCTCGCCTATGCCGCGTATCCGGAGGCCGCCATCGTCGAGCGCGGCACCTTCCTCGAGCCCCTGCTCAACGTCCTGTGCCTGGGCTTCGCGAACCTCTGGCTCACCTCCGGCACCCACTCCCGAGCACGCCGCATCGGCGCGGGCGTGCTCCTGGGACTCACCATCTCCGTGAAGCTTCCGGGAGGACTGTGGCTCATCGCCGCGCTGCTCTCGCGCCCGGGGAAGGAGTCCTGGCGTCACGCACTCCTGCCCGTGCTCGTCGCGTTCGCCACCTTCGCCGTCGTCGTGGGCCCCCTGGCCGCGCTCGCCCCTTCCGAGTTCATCCGCGACGTCATCACCTTCCAGGCCGCGCGCCCGCCGGACGGTGAACTGGACCGCTGGATGCGCCTGCGCGAGATCTTCCATGAGCGCCGGTGGGGCGGAGTCCTCCTCGCCCTCATGGGCCTGGGCATAGCGTGCGTGCGCGCCTTCCGTGCCGCTCCGGAGCACCGCCCCGCCGCGCGCTTCTTCGCCTGCACGTTCGTCCTCAGCGTGGTCCTGTTCCTCGCGTCACGGACCTACTGGAGCCAGTACAACGCGCACCTCGCCGCTTCGGAGGCCGTGCTCGCGGGCCTGGGCGCTTCCGTGCTCCACGCCTTCAGCACGCGCAGGGGCCGCACGGCCTCACGCGCAGTGGCCGCGCTGCTGCTCGCCGCCGCGTTCGTCCCCGGCGCGCGGCACGTCTACCAGAGCGCCCAACTGCAGGCCCCGGACGTGGTGGCGCTCGCGAAGCACATCCGCGCCGACGTGCCGCCCGATGCGTGCCTCTTCTCCTTCGAGCCTGGCTGGGCGCTCGCGGCGGGCCGACTCCCCTCGGGCGCCACGCCCATCGTGGATGGCTACGCCACCATGCTCCAGGATGCCATGAGCTCCGGCGACCGCTTCGAGACCACCGACGAGGCCCTCTCCGCCGATGAGGCCCAGCAGGCCCTGCGCATCATGCTGGGCTCCTGTCGCTTCGTCGTCCTCGGCTGGCAGGGAGAGTGGCAGCTCACGCCGCAGAGCCGCCCCTGGTTCAAGCAGCGCTTCGTCCGCCGCTTCCCCGCGGGTGACGGCGGCGGCGTGGACCTCTGGGAGCACCGCTAG
- a CDS encoding Rieske (2Fe-2S) protein — translation MSSSRRDFFKKLLGTGVVVAGLPPACAPNIDPSPVLDVTTPGEDGIVSLVVQRYPDLSRAGGSVTLRFPKESGQENLLVVHPSADTYAVLSATCTHVGCPMGFDGTEAVCPCHLSKFNVTDGKVTQEPATVPLKTYVATYNAGTQVLSINLKAGSDNFPSVVDGKVTLTFAEFPDLQNTGGMVSGNPTGYGKTIFVFKLADGSYSAVDSVCTHQGCEVGFDAGLDELLCPCHASTFSKTGVVDPGGAATVNLKTFTTTADASGVVVSIA, via the coding sequence GTGAGCTCGTCGCGTCGAGACTTCTTCAAGAAGCTGCTGGGAACGGGCGTGGTCGTGGCGGGCCTGCCGCCCGCGTGCGCGCCGAACATCGACCCCTCTCCGGTGCTGGACGTGACCACGCCCGGCGAGGACGGCATCGTGTCGCTGGTGGTGCAGCGCTATCCGGACCTGTCCCGCGCGGGCGGCTCGGTGACGCTGCGCTTCCCGAAGGAATCCGGGCAGGAGAACCTGCTGGTGGTGCACCCGTCCGCGGACACCTACGCGGTGCTGTCCGCCACGTGCACCCACGTGGGCTGCCCCATGGGTTTCGATGGGACGGAGGCCGTGTGCCCCTGCCACCTGTCGAAGTTCAACGTGACGGATGGCAAGGTGACGCAGGAGCCCGCCACGGTGCCGCTCAAGACGTACGTGGCCACGTACAACGCGGGCACGCAGGTGCTGAGCATCAACCTCAAGGCCGGCAGCGACAACTTCCCGTCAGTGGTCGACGGGAAGGTGACGCTCACCTTCGCTGAGTTCCCTGACCTCCAGAACACGGGCGGCATGGTGAGCGGCAACCCCACCGGCTACGGCAAGACCATCTTCGTCTTCAAGCTGGCGGACGGCTCCTACTCCGCGGTGGATTCCGTCTGCACGCACCAGGGCTGTGAAGTGGGCTTCGATGCGGGCCTCGACGAGCTGCTCTGCCCGTGCCACGCGTCCACGTTCAGCAAGACGGGCGTGGTTGACCCCGGGGGCGCGGCGACGGTGAACCTGAAGACGTTCACCACGACTGCGGACGCGTCCGGCGTGGTCGTCTCCATCGCCTGA
- a CDS encoding LysM peptidoglycan-binding domain-containing protein — MTTYSVRSGDTLSGLAQRFSTSVSSLQKTNHIANANLIRVGQRLTVPDGFQAAPSKAGSYTVRSGDTLSGIAGRHGTTVGALAKANHIANPNKIYVGQRLTIPGAGGGAAPVTSKPPSSGGASYTVRSGDTLSGIAGRYGTTVGALQQANHIADPNKIQVGQKLTIPGRTGGTGGTSKPPPSTGGVGGTPGTSSGKGGVTVAQLRRIMPNLSQAKAEQYLPHLNKAMAEANINTPRRKEMFLAQLAHESGELRYMEEIASGAAYEGRKDLGNTQPGDGKRYKGRGPIQLTGRANYRAAGKALGIDLEGHPERAKDPDVAFRIAGWYWQSRNLNSYADAGNFREVTRRINGGYNGLASREMYYRRAQDVLG, encoded by the coding sequence GTGACGACCTATTCCGTTCGCAGCGGCGACACGTTGAGCGGGCTCGCGCAGCGCTTCAGCACGTCGGTGTCTTCGCTCCAGAAGACGAACCACATCGCGAACGCGAACCTCATCCGCGTGGGCCAGAGGCTGACGGTCCCGGACGGGTTCCAGGCGGCGCCGTCGAAGGCGGGCAGCTACACGGTGCGCAGCGGAGACACGCTGAGCGGCATCGCGGGGCGGCACGGCACGACGGTGGGGGCGCTGGCGAAGGCGAACCACATCGCGAACCCGAACAAGATCTACGTGGGTCAGCGGCTGACGATTCCGGGTGCGGGTGGGGGCGCGGCGCCGGTGACGTCGAAGCCGCCGTCGTCCGGGGGCGCTTCGTACACGGTGCGCAGCGGGGACACGCTGAGCGGCATCGCGGGGCGCTACGGCACGACGGTGGGGGCGTTGCAGCAGGCGAACCACATCGCGGATCCGAACAAGATCCAAGTGGGCCAGAAGCTGACGATTCCGGGCCGCACGGGAGGCACGGGCGGGACGTCGAAGCCGCCTCCGTCGACGGGGGGCGTGGGTGGGACGCCGGGCACGTCGAGTGGGAAGGGCGGGGTGACGGTGGCGCAGCTGCGGCGGATCATGCCGAACCTGTCGCAGGCGAAGGCGGAGCAGTACCTGCCGCACCTGAACAAGGCGATGGCGGAGGCGAACATCAACACGCCTCGGCGCAAGGAGATGTTCCTGGCGCAGCTGGCGCATGAGAGCGGCGAGCTGCGCTACATGGAGGAGATCGCCTCCGGCGCCGCGTACGAGGGCCGCAAGGACCTGGGCAACACGCAGCCTGGGGATGGCAAGCGCTACAAGGGCCGGGGCCCCATCCAGCTGACGGGCCGCGCGAACTACCGTGCGGCGGGCAAGGCGTTGGGCATCGACCTGGAAGGGCACCCGGAGCGCGCGAAGGATCCGGACGTCGCGTTCCGCATCGCGGGTTGGTACTGGCAGTCGCGCAACCTGAACAGCTACGCGGACGCGGGCAACTTCCGCGAGGTCACCCGCCGCATCAACGGCGGCTACAACGGCCTCGCGAGCCGCGAGATGTACTACCGCCGCGCGCAGGACGTGCTGGGCTGA
- a CDS encoding GNAT family N-acetyltransferase produces MTQEAHRPKPSADAPKKQSWQEAEAALLGLVPPVTATAEGEAASDAPAPAAVEPSPPSWRSAVFVALCALYQLRRAMPLANVTPWDFGALFSKGYGTVAFLVLFPSLVSLWGLTRGNLKRQADASAWFLLQAVVWALLAVVALFQGEFVTALLMPWHLALGCAILMVMLAPPPLEAPVPPRGSPPPPTVRPATPEDRDAIADLQDAALARRPTTFEAPSEGEEDGRHPVLVAEENGRVVGCAATRAHSSRECYADIADFSLFVAKDVRGMGVDELLLKALLKAAEGAGFHKLTTCVLANQSHTLKLFERLRFTTVGTHEKHARVDGAWHDVVVVEKFLR; encoded by the coding sequence ATGACCCAGGAAGCCCACCGCCCCAAGCCGTCGGCCGACGCTCCCAAGAAACAGTCCTGGCAGGAGGCCGAGGCGGCCCTGCTGGGCCTGGTTCCTCCCGTGACAGCGACGGCTGAGGGCGAGGCAGCGTCCGACGCCCCGGCTCCCGCGGCCGTGGAGCCTTCGCCGCCCAGCTGGCGCAGCGCCGTCTTCGTGGCGCTGTGCGCGCTGTACCAGCTGCGCCGGGCGATGCCGCTCGCGAACGTGACGCCGTGGGACTTCGGGGCGCTGTTCTCCAAGGGCTACGGCACCGTGGCCTTCCTGGTGTTGTTCCCCTCGCTGGTGTCGCTGTGGGGCCTCACGAGGGGCAACCTGAAGCGGCAGGCCGACGCGTCGGCGTGGTTCCTGCTCCAGGCGGTGGTCTGGGCGTTGCTGGCCGTGGTGGCCCTGTTCCAGGGGGAGTTCGTCACGGCGCTCCTGATGCCGTGGCACCTGGCGCTGGGGTGCGCCATCCTGATGGTCATGCTGGCGCCGCCGCCGCTGGAGGCTCCGGTGCCACCGCGCGGGAGCCCGCCCCCGCCCACCGTGCGGCCCGCCACACCCGAGGACCGGGACGCCATCGCGGACCTCCAGGATGCGGCGCTCGCGCGGCGTCCCACGACCTTCGAGGCGCCGTCCGAAGGCGAGGAGGACGGACGGCACCCGGTGCTGGTGGCGGAGGAGAACGGGCGCGTCGTCGGGTGTGCCGCCACGCGCGCCCACAGCTCGCGCGAGTGCTACGCGGACATCGCGGACTTCAGCCTCTTCGTGGCGAAGGACGTCCGGGGCATGGGCGTGGACGAGCTGCTGCTGAAGGCGCTGCTGAAGGCCGCGGAAGGAGCGGGCTTCCACAAGCTCACCACCTGCGTCCTCGCGAACCAGTCGCACACCCTGAAGCTGTTCGAACGCCTGAGGTTCACCACGGTGGGCACGCACGAGAAGCACGCGAGGGTGGACGGCGCGTGGCACGACGTGGTGGTGGTGGAGAAGTTCCTGCGCTGA
- a CDS encoding cytochrome c oxidase subunit II, with protein MAESPALSPSSPSDVAPPDAQAPLAVPPARGAWSLAPPENASATGDRIDALLATSHGFDMALAAVMLGWMLLAVVRFRGARKVAPDGGTRRSRAWVLGLALGVFGVVDGTLFLGSQGYLNDVLWNFRVPTEDPRTVRIQINAHQWSWEARYAGADGAFGTKDDVVTWNDLRVPADVPVWVQLVSTDVVHGFSLPAFRVKLDAIPGRVNQTWFQAAREGSWEVACYQHCGTSHYRMRGMLTALSPEAYAAWLREASLKAVQGYDPDDTAAHWGWVWRTP; from the coding sequence ATGGCGGAGTCCCCGGCGTTATCCCCGTCGTCCCCGAGCGACGTCGCGCCGCCGGATGCGCAGGCGCCCCTGGCGGTGCCGCCCGCGCGTGGTGCCTGGAGCCTGGCGCCGCCGGAGAACGCGAGCGCGACGGGCGACCGCATCGACGCGCTGCTGGCCACGAGCCATGGCTTCGACATGGCGCTGGCGGCGGTGATGCTCGGGTGGATGTTGCTGGCGGTGGTGCGTTTTCGGGGTGCCCGGAAGGTGGCGCCGGACGGAGGCACGCGTCGCTCGCGGGCGTGGGTGCTGGGGCTGGCCCTGGGCGTGTTCGGCGTGGTGGACGGGACGCTGTTCCTGGGCTCCCAGGGCTACCTGAACGACGTGCTCTGGAACTTCCGCGTCCCCACGGAGGATCCGCGCACGGTGCGCATCCAGATCAACGCGCACCAGTGGTCGTGGGAGGCGCGGTACGCGGGCGCGGACGGGGCGTTCGGCACGAAGGACGACGTGGTGACGTGGAACGACCTGCGCGTGCCGGCGGACGTGCCCGTCTGGGTGCAGCTGGTCTCCACGGACGTGGTGCACGGGTTCTCGCTGCCCGCTTTCCGAGTGAAGCTGGACGCCATTCCGGGCCGCGTGAACCAGACGTGGTTCCAGGCCGCTCGCGAGGGCTCGTGGGAGGTGGCCTGCTACCAGCACTGTGGCACCAGCCACTACCGGATGCGCGGCATGCTGACGGCGCTGTCCCCGGAGGCGTACGCGGCGTGGCTGCGCGAGGCGAGCCTCAAGGCGGTGCAGGGCTACGACCCGGATGACACGGCGGCCCACTGGGGCTGGGTGTGGAGGACGCCATGA
- a CDS encoding c-type cytochrome, which produces MKLTSCSTRRSLRVLAVLALGALAPACRKEMPTFEPLKLADGTVIPAATLARGYDVYTHYCASCHGEKGDGQGPAGSGMRPPPRNFHQGLYKFGGVAAGELPTDDALKRTLRRGLHGTPMFAWDVPPADVDAVVQYLKTFSPRWKQESPGAALALSDDPWKGRAAEAVERGRTVYHVAGKGNAGCASCHVAYLPRAELAALTESVTGRKVNLANADPYTALQRDSDYSLTVDAKGEATQFAKVLPPDFLFHRLRTVWPQDTRVEGQPYTAQAQREDLYRVMAAGVGGAAMPSWKGAIPEENLWALAYYVQSLIVMHDTGAARDLQQRLRDSKAQE; this is translated from the coding sequence ATGAAGCTCACTTCCTGCTCCACTCGTCGGTCGCTCCGTGTGCTCGCCGTGCTCGCGTTGGGGGCGCTCGCTCCCGCGTGCCGCAAGGAGATGCCCACCTTCGAGCCCCTGAAGCTCGCGGACGGCACCGTCATCCCCGCCGCGACGCTGGCTCGCGGATATGACGTCTACACGCACTACTGCGCGTCCTGTCACGGCGAGAAGGGCGACGGTCAGGGCCCCGCGGGCTCCGGGATGCGGCCTCCGCCGCGCAACTTCCACCAGGGCCTGTACAAGTTCGGAGGCGTGGCGGCGGGCGAGCTGCCCACCGACGACGCGCTGAAGCGCACGCTGCGGCGGGGCCTGCACGGCACGCCGATGTTCGCGTGGGACGTGCCCCCGGCGGACGTGGACGCCGTGGTGCAGTACCTCAAGACCTTCAGTCCGCGCTGGAAGCAGGAGTCCCCGGGCGCGGCCCTCGCCCTGTCCGACGACCCGTGGAAGGGCCGCGCAGCCGAGGCCGTGGAGCGCGGCCGCACCGTCTACCACGTGGCCGGCAAGGGCAACGCGGGCTGCGCCAGCTGCCACGTCGCGTACCTGCCCCGAGCGGAGCTCGCCGCGCTCACGGAGAGCGTCACCGGCCGCAAGGTGAACCTGGCGAACGCGGATCCGTACACGGCGCTGCAGCGGGATTCGGACTACTCGCTCACCGTGGACGCGAAGGGCGAGGCCACGCAGTTCGCCAAGGTGCTGCCGCCGGACTTCCTCTTCCATCGCCTGCGCACCGTGTGGCCGCAGGACACCCGCGTGGAGGGCCAGCCGTACACCGCGCAGGCCCAGCGCGAGGACCTCTATCGCGTGATGGCCGCGGGCGTCGGCGGTGCGGCGATGCCGTCGTGGAAGGGCGCCATCCCGGAGGAGAACCTCTGGGCGCTCGCGTACTACGTGCAGAGCCTCATCGTGATGCACGACACCGGCGCCGCCCGCGACCTTCAGCAACGGTTGCGTGACTCGAAGGCACAGGAATAA
- a CDS encoding CBS domain-containing protein, which produces MGTKDYSNGNGRHDLGRADISTPPTDAMATHRSPDVAPPGSRERAESDVSGWSPARDEPPADRQGRFHRAAAWRLGRVRTDVDDTGTWRADREGERDGGTTGPYGRDDRDVRYANGAGPRRTQGDDTVQEMQPQRADYREWDRSGYGGEEPLLRDRPRREASAWREDPGLRERQAPRREETFPLDPRLRASRAPSTASGASLRRWKREPLSARDIMTRQVRTARRDSSLREVAQLMRDEDCGVVPIVDEEGRLLGLVTDRDLALRAFAGQRAVDGLRAADVMTEDLEAVLPEEDLHGVIELMGRRQVRRIPVVEPDDRLVGIIALGDIASRADQDEELQEALERISSRRSFWSRLR; this is translated from the coding sequence ATGGGCACCAAGGACTACAGCAACGGAAACGGCAGGCATGACCTGGGGCGCGCGGACATCTCCACGCCTCCCACCGACGCCATGGCCACGCACCGCTCGCCGGACGTGGCGCCGCCGGGCTCGCGCGAGCGCGCGGAGTCCGACGTGAGCGGTTGGAGCCCCGCGCGCGACGAGCCGCCCGCCGACCGCCAGGGGCGCTTCCACCGCGCCGCCGCGTGGCGCCTGGGCCGCGTGCGCACGGACGTGGACGACACGGGCACCTGGCGCGCGGACCGCGAGGGCGAGCGCGACGGCGGCACCACCGGCCCCTACGGCCGCGACGACCGGGACGTGCGCTATGCCAACGGCGCGGGCCCCCGGCGCACCCAGGGCGACGACACCGTCCAGGAGATGCAGCCCCAGCGCGCCGACTACCGCGAGTGGGACCGCAGCGGCTACGGCGGCGAGGAGCCCCTGTTGCGCGACCGTCCGCGCCGTGAGGCATCGGCGTGGCGCGAGGATCCGGGCCTGCGCGAACGGCAGGCCCCCCGTCGGGAGGAGACCTTCCCCCTGGACCCGAGGCTCCGCGCATCCCGCGCCCCGTCCACCGCGTCCGGGGCTTCGCTCCGCCGCTGGAAGCGCGAGCCGCTCTCCGCGCGCGACATCATGACCCGCCAGGTGCGCACGGCCCGCCGCGACAGCTCACTGCGTGAGGTGGCGCAGTTGATGCGGGACGAGGACTGCGGCGTGGTGCCCATCGTGGACGAGGAGGGACGGCTGCTGGGACTGGTCACGGACCGCGACCTGGCGCTGCGCGCCTTCGCCGGTCAACGCGCAGTGGACGGCCTGCGCGCCGCGGACGTGATGACGGAGGACCTGGAGGCGGTGCTGCCGGAGGAGGACCTGCACGGCGTCATCGAGCTGATGGGCCGCCGCCAGGTGCGCCGCATCCCCGTGGTGGAGCCCGACGATCGGCTCGTGGGCATCATCGCGTTGGGGGACATCGCCAGCCGCGCGGATCAGGACGAGGAGCTGCAGGAGGCACTGGAGCGCATCTCGTCCCGGCGCTCGTTCTGGAGCCGGCTGCGCTGA
- a CDS encoding nuclear transport factor 2 family protein — translation MPMERAQRFVDALLKLEEHGDIEPMVALFADDAQVSNVASPHVFSGIDGARRFWTEYKATLGQVKSTFRNMIESGDRVALEWETQGTARKGAAVAYEGVSILEWDGDRVRRFFAYFDPHALGQELAHGTAPRSEVPSTTPA, via the coding sequence ATGCCGATGGAACGAGCGCAGCGGTTCGTGGACGCACTGTTGAAACTGGAGGAGCACGGCGACATCGAGCCGATGGTCGCCCTCTTCGCCGACGATGCGCAGGTGAGCAACGTCGCTTCACCTCACGTCTTCTCCGGCATCGACGGCGCCCGCCGCTTCTGGACCGAGTACAAGGCCACCCTCGGTCAGGTGAAGTCCACCTTCCGCAACATGATCGAATCCGGCGACCGCGTGGCCCTCGAATGGGAGACGCAGGGCACCGCGCGCAAAGGGGCCGCCGTCGCCTACGAGGGTGTCTCCATCCTCGAGTGGGACGGCGACCGGGTCCGCCGCTTCTTCGCCTACTTCGACCCGCACGCCCTGGGCCAGGAGCTCGCGCACGGCACTGCGCCCCGCTCGGAGGTGCCCTCGACGACACCGGCCTGA
- a CDS encoding YceI family protein: protein MIARRLVLSAALLLALPAAAQNAKMYSVKKDASSLTYKLIHKMHTVSGKAAPSEGKAVLKPDGTIQVAVRAQVKDFDSQNSNRDTHMLEVTEAAKYPLVEVKAVGTGVKPPATFPGSVPVTLKGKLTFHGVTKDVEIPMTVKFDSATQVTADGSFKISLEGYNIERPTLLLVKVEDELVLEPHLVFTEGT from the coding sequence GTGATTGCTCGACGACTCGTTCTTTCCGCTGCCCTGCTGCTCGCGCTCCCCGCCGCCGCGCAGAACGCGAAGATGTACTCGGTGAAGAAGGACGCCAGCTCCCTCACCTACAAGCTCATCCACAAGATGCACACCGTGTCCGGCAAGGCCGCCCCCAGCGAGGGCAAGGCCGTGCTGAAGCCGGACGGCACCATCCAGGTGGCCGTGCGCGCGCAGGTGAAGGACTTCGACTCGCAGAACTCCAACCGCGACACGCACATGCTGGAGGTGACGGAGGCCGCCAAGTACCCGCTGGTGGAGGTGAAGGCCGTGGGCACCGGCGTGAAGCCGCCCGCCACCTTCCCGGGCAGCGTGCCGGTGACGCTCAAGGGCAAGCTCACCTTCCACGGCGTGACGAAGGACGTCGAAATCCCCATGACGGTGAAGTTCGACTCCGCCACGCAGGTGACGGCGGACGGGTCCTTCAAGATCAGCCTGGAGGGCTACAACATCGAACGGCCCACGCTGCTGCTGGTGAAGGTGGAAGACGAGCTGGTGCTGGAGCCGCACCTCGTCTTCACGGAGGGCACGTGA